The Brachyspira hyodysenteriae ATCC 27164 genome includes a window with the following:
- a CDS encoding AGE family epimerase/isomerase gives MSNLNEVKNEYLHMLKDNIIPFWLKNGLDKKHGGYYTALDRKGGLIETDKSVWFQGRFAWVLSTLYTDFEKKQEYLDAAKSGIDFLEKYCFDKAGDGRMYFRVTEDGKPIIKRLRYYFSETFCLVAMAAYSRASGDKSYVKKAREILDNIDRYQKENLLIPKFDAGNRPTIAFGPPMIMLATVQELRKADPENKDYYNKYIDNLLKNIQLFLYEDKKAVLEQCNPDGTLQDHFEGRLLNPGHAIESSWFILREAIERGHDEKLKALGVKIFDWMWEWGWDKEYGGIIQYMDVLGKPKSEYHHDMKFWWPQTEAAIAALYCYYFTKDDKYLEKHDMVKEYTKKFIDTEYGEWFGYLHRDGRISTDLKGNMYKGPFHIPRMYMKCAEIIDAINAK, from the coding sequence ATGAGTAATTTAAACGAAGTAAAAAACGAGTATCTACACATGTTAAAAGACAATATCATTCCATTTTGGCTAAAAAACGGACTTGATAAAAAGCATGGCGGATACTACACTGCCTTAGACAGAAAAGGCGGACTTATAGAAACTGATAAATCTGTATGGTTTCAGGGAAGATTTGCTTGGGTATTATCAACTCTTTATACTGATTTCGAGAAAAAACAGGAATATCTTGATGCAGCAAAATCTGGAATAGACTTCTTAGAAAAATACTGTTTTGATAAAGCAGGCGACGGAAGAATGTATTTCAGAGTTACTGAAGACGGAAAGCCTATCATAAAAAGATTGAGATATTACTTTTCAGAAACATTCTGCTTAGTTGCTATGGCTGCATATTCAAGAGCGAGCGGAGATAAAAGCTATGTTAAAAAGGCTAGAGAAATACTTGATAATATAGACCGCTATCAAAAAGAAAATCTTTTAATACCAAAATTTGATGCAGGCAACAGACCTACTATAGCTTTCGGTCCTCCTATGATAATGCTTGCTACTGTTCAGGAATTAAGAAAGGCTGATCCTGAAAATAAAGATTATTACAACAAATATATTGATAATCTTCTTAAGAACATACAGCTCTTCCTATACGAAGATAAAAAAGCAGTACTTGAACAATGCAATCCTGACGGTACTTTACAAGATCACTTTGAAGGAAGATTATTAAATCCAGGTCATGCTATAGAATCATCTTGGTTTATATTAAGAGAAGCTATAGAAAGAGGACATGATGAAAAATTAAAAGCCCTAGGAGTTAAAATATTTGACTGGATGTGGGAATGGGGCTGGGACAAAGAGTACGGCGGAATCATTCAATATATGGATGTACTTGGAAAGCCTAAAAGCGAATATCATCATGACATGAAATTCTGGTGGCCTCAAACTGAAGCTGCTATTGCTGCTTTATATTGCTACTATTTCACTAAAGATGATAAATATCTAGAAAAGCATGACATGGTTAAAGAATATACTAAAAAATTCATTGATACAGAATACGGCGAATGGTTCGGATATCTTCACAGAGATGGAAGAATCTCTACCGACTTAAAAGGTAATATGTATAAAGGACCTTTCCATATCCCTAGAATGTACATGAAATGTGCTGAAATAATAGATGCTATCAATGCTAAATAA